The Streptomyces hundungensis genome contains the following window.
CGCGCAGGCCGATCAGATAGTTGGCGAACATGTCTCCCTCTCAGCCGAAGAGTCCCCGGCCCCACCAGTCGCCCTTGTCACGGACGCCCGGCGGAACCGCGAAAATCGCCGAACCCACGTGCTGGATGTATTCGTTGAGCGCGTCCTGGCGGGCCAGGGCGCGCTGGATGGGCAGGAAGCCCTTGCGCACGTCGCGCTGGTACGCCAGGAAGAACAGGCCCGCGTCCAGGCGGCCGAGGCCGTCCGTGCCGTCCGTGAAGGAGTAGCCGCGGCGCAGGATCCGTGCGCCGTCGTTGGAGTCGGGGTGCGCCAGGCGCACGTGCGCGGTCGGCTTCATCGCCTTCAGGAACGGCTCGTCGCGCTCCTTGGCCTTGCCGACCGGGGCGCCCTCGCCCTTGTCGCGGCCGAAGACGTCCTCCTGCTCCTGGAGCGAGGTGCGGTCCCAGGTCTCGATGTGCATCCGGATCCGGCGGGCCACCAGGTAGGAGCCGCCGGTCATCCAGTCGCTGCCGTCCTTGGCGCCGACCCAGACGTGCTCGTCGAGCGCCTTGGTGTCGGTGCCGTCGACATTGCGGGTGCCGTCCTTGAAACCCATCATGTTGCGCGGAGTCTGCGCGTCCGGCGTCGTCGAGGACGTCTTGCCGAAGCCGAGCTGCGACCAGCGGATGGCGACCTTGCCCATGCCGATGCGGGCCAGGTTGCGGATCGCGTGCACCGCCACCTGCGGATCGTCCGCGCAGGCCTGGACGCACAGGTCGCCGCCGCTGCGCGCCGGGTCGAGGTTGTCGCCGGGGAACTGCTCGATGTCGACCAGTGCTTCGGGCCGCTTGGACTCCAGGCCGAAGCGGTCCTTGGCGAAGAGGGAGGGCCCGACACCGAAGGTGAGCGTCAGCCGGGACGGCTTGAGGCCCAGCGCCTCGCCCGTGTCGTCCGGCGGCGCCTCGGCCAGGCCGCCGTAGGCACCCTCGCCGACCGTCTTGCCCTCGGCCATCGCTGCGGCCGCCGCCGTCCAGTCCTTCAGGAGCTGGACGAGTGCGGCGCGGTCCTTCGTCGTCACGTCGAACGCGGCGAAGTGCAGCCTGTCCTGGACGGCGGTGGCTATGCCGGCCTG
Protein-coding sequences here:
- the efeB gene encoding iron uptake transporter deferrochelatase/peroxidase subunit, whose product is MSDTTEATEPARSPSRRALLGWGGAGLALGAAAAGGTVAVVKGGGSDAVPAAESGAAVPFHGAHQAGIATAVQDRLHFAAFDVTTKDRAALVQLLKDWTAAAAAMAEGKTVGEGAYGGLAEAPPDDTGEALGLKPSRLTLTFGVGPSLFAKDRFGLESKRPEALVDIEQFPGDNLDPARSGGDLCVQACADDPQVAVHAIRNLARIGMGKVAIRWSQLGFGKTSSTTPDAQTPRNMMGFKDGTRNVDGTDTKALDEHVWVGAKDGSDWMTGGSYLVARRIRMHIETWDRTSLQEQEDVFGRDKGEGAPVGKAKERDEPFLKAMKPTAHVRLAHPDSNDGARILRRGYSFTDGTDGLGRLDAGLFFLAYQRDVRKGFLPIQRALARQDALNEYIQHVGSAIFAVPPGVRDKGDWWGRGLFG